Proteins encoded by one window of Streptacidiphilus sp. PB12-B1b:
- a CDS encoding WXG100 family type VII secretion target, whose product MSTDYNNNGFNQGDDGAVFGDPGSDPGSVSDYNTWDWKQIMAAINGMSAGVDNSDNDTHALSVSDPSTLQTAADAFYTVQLTLSQIAQSLQDQANALAGPHGPWTGDAADSFIDMMTTFSKQVSATANVLSGGATGTDSVPQQLADNSVNLRTAQNKLVEIDNWYANQAIEMGVQPMSNGLIPISQKPQLVEMMTSDMRAVLKSLAGEYQVTIDTVRSPQPINSPGDNSPNDPNDPGLNDPDTGTGPTDDMPLSPVTSDLPRDAEADPSPFPGDLSTSDAAGLPDSGLDPASLDAALNPGGSADPSPFPGGTGVSDLAALPGDGTGVGDPSAFPDGTGVGGADPDPLGSTDPLGALSPSSFPGGTGVGTGVGALPLGTEDDVTDPLADDTGESFPGGLGTGGVGGLPGTADDLSTDGAGSPAAFPGGLSTESGVPDGLGTGVPLDTGVPGADGLGSLSGTGVGDTSSDAASDGMPYMPGAGGAAGQPGAGDERSDASGLLDGDVAPWEGSTDVGDGDIGSPLGTAAGGSGLDGLGDLGADGLGKDGQGADGLGTGLPGADGLGALGGVGAGDTGADAAGDGMPYMPGAGGAPGQSGDPSGERSDASGLLDGDIAPWEGEPDLDEEVGSPLGTTAGGSGLDGLGGLGDLGAGSPGADGLGADGLGAGGADADGPGSDVPAAESGGSSAGDGMPYLPGAGGAPGQGGSDGERSDASGLLEGETDPWQGEPGTADEVGSALGAVAGAASLGLLAAGAVAAAATAAQHEEPPALARAEAAAWTDLPEGVEATAEAVPSSAPNAGSSALLEEEGEPLADEQGALAGQAEGEGAEESAAWDTAGEALVPLLWGLVGGEEERDVLSSGYSGAEDGTWTGQPAGAEAPIAEGEPDGPGWATWQPNRAPAPGGLTERALAATSALSASCSAEAVAEEPELQEPDEPEEPAPVRSIADLLVQDGDTWGGGGAAEDADAFL is encoded by the coding sequence ATGAGTACGGACTACAACAACAACGGCTTCAACCAGGGCGACGACGGCGCGGTCTTCGGCGACCCGGGGTCCGATCCGGGCTCGGTGTCGGACTACAACACCTGGGACTGGAAGCAGATCATGGCCGCCATCAACGGCATGTCCGCCGGGGTGGACAACTCCGACAACGACACCCATGCGCTGTCCGTGTCCGATCCGAGCACGCTGCAGACGGCCGCGGACGCCTTCTACACCGTGCAGTTGACCCTGTCGCAGATCGCCCAGAGCCTTCAGGACCAGGCCAACGCGCTGGCCGGTCCGCACGGCCCGTGGACGGGTGACGCAGCGGACTCCTTCATCGACATGATGACCACGTTCTCCAAGCAGGTGAGCGCGACCGCCAACGTGCTGTCGGGCGGGGCCACCGGCACCGACTCGGTCCCGCAGCAGCTCGCCGACAACTCGGTCAACCTGCGGACCGCCCAGAACAAGCTCGTGGAGATCGACAACTGGTATGCCAACCAGGCGATCGAGATGGGCGTCCAGCCGATGAGCAACGGGCTGATCCCGATCAGCCAGAAGCCGCAGCTGGTCGAGATGATGACCAGCGACATGCGGGCCGTGCTCAAGAGCCTGGCCGGCGAGTACCAGGTCACCATCGACACGGTCCGCTCGCCCCAGCCGATCAACTCTCCCGGTGACAACAGCCCCAACGACCCCAACGATCCGGGCCTCAACGATCCCGACACGGGCACGGGGCCGACGGACGACATGCCGTTGAGCCCGGTGACGTCGGACCTTCCGAGGGATGCCGAGGCCGATCCGTCGCCCTTCCCGGGCGACCTGTCCACCTCGGACGCGGCCGGGCTGCCCGACAGCGGTCTGGACCCGGCCTCGCTGGACGCCGCGCTCAACCCCGGTGGCTCGGCCGACCCGTCCCCCTTCCCCGGTGGCACCGGCGTCAGCGATCTGGCCGCGCTGCCCGGCGACGGCACCGGGGTCGGCGACCCGTCCGCCTTCCCCGACGGCACCGGCGTCGGGGGAGCCGATCCCGATCCGCTGGGCTCGACCGACCCGCTCGGCGCGCTCAGCCCCTCCTCCTTTCCCGGCGGGACCGGTGTCGGTACCGGCGTCGGCGCGCTGCCCCTGGGCACCGAGGACGACGTCACCGACCCGCTCGCCGACGACACCGGGGAGTCCTTTCCGGGCGGCCTCGGCACCGGCGGCGTGGGCGGCCTGCCGGGCACGGCGGACGACCTGTCCACCGACGGCGCGGGCAGTCCTGCGGCCTTCCCGGGCGGCCTGTCCACCGAGTCGGGCGTGCCCGACGGCCTGGGCACCGGCGTGCCGCTGGACACGGGCGTGCCCGGCGCGGACGGCCTCGGGTCGCTGAGCGGCACCGGCGTCGGCGACACCAGCAGCGACGCGGCCAGTGACGGCATGCCGTACATGCCCGGCGCGGGCGGCGCGGCCGGTCAGCCGGGCGCCGGCGACGAGCGCAGCGACGCCTCCGGCCTGCTCGACGGCGATGTCGCGCCCTGGGAGGGGTCCACGGACGTCGGTGACGGCGACATCGGCTCTCCGCTGGGCACCGCCGCCGGCGGCAGCGGCCTGGACGGCCTCGGCGACCTGGGCGCGGACGGACTGGGCAAGGACGGCCAGGGCGCGGACGGGCTCGGCACCGGGCTGCCGGGCGCGGACGGCCTGGGCGCGCTCGGCGGGGTGGGCGCGGGCGACACCGGCGCGGACGCGGCGGGCGACGGCATGCCCTACATGCCCGGCGCGGGCGGCGCGCCGGGGCAGAGCGGCGACCCGAGCGGCGAGCGCAGCGACGCCTCCGGCCTGCTGGACGGCGACATCGCCCCCTGGGAGGGCGAGCCGGACCTCGACGAGGAGGTGGGTTCGCCGCTGGGCACCACCGCCGGTGGCAGCGGCCTGGACGGACTGGGCGGCCTCGGCGACCTGGGCGCAGGCAGCCCGGGCGCGGACGGACTGGGCGCGGACGGCCTCGGCGCCGGTGGTGCGGACGCCGACGGCCCGGGCTCGGACGTCCCGGCCGCGGAGTCGGGTGGGTCGTCCGCCGGTGACGGCATGCCGTACCTGCCGGGCGCGGGCGGCGCACCGGGCCAGGGCGGCTCCGACGGCGAGCGCAGTGACGCCTCCGGCCTGCTGGAGGGCGAGACCGATCCCTGGCAGGGGGAGCCGGGCACCGCCGACGAGGTCGGTTCGGCCCTCGGTGCGGTCGCCGGGGCTGCCTCGCTCGGCCTGCTGGCGGCCGGGGCCGTGGCCGCAGCCGCGACCGCCGCGCAGCACGAGGAGCCGCCCGCCCTGGCCCGGGCGGAGGCCGCCGCCTGGACCGATCTCCCCGAGGGGGTCGAGGCCACGGCCGAGGCGGTGCCGTCGTCCGCCCCCAACGCGGGGAGCAGCGCGCTGCTGGAGGAGGAGGGGGAGCCGCTCGCCGACGAGCAGGGGGCGCTGGCGGGCCAGGCGGAGGGCGAGGGCGCCGAGGAGAGCGCCGCCTGGGACACGGCCGGGGAGGCGCTGGTGCCGCTGCTGTGGGGGCTGGTCGGCGGCGAGGAGGAGCGCGATGTGCTCTCCTCCGGCTACTCCGGCGCCGAGGACGGTACCTGGACCGGGCAGCCGGCCGGGGCCGAGGCGCCGATCGCCGAGGGTGAGCCGGACGGCCCGGGCTGGGCGACCTGGCAGCCCAACCGCGCCCCCGCCCCCGGCGGCCTGACCGAGCGCGCCCTGGCGGCCACCTCGGCGCTGTCCGCGTCCTGCTCCGCCGAAGCCGTCGCGGAGGAGCCGGAGTTGCAGGAACCGGACGAGCCCGAGGAGCCCGCGCCGGTCCGCAGCATCGCCGATCTGCTGGTCCAGGACGGCGACACCTGGGGCGGCGGAGGGGCGGCGGAGGATGCCGATGCGTTCCTCTGA
- a CDS encoding WXG100 family type VII secretion target, with translation MPDAFSVDTEGLNNQIPYMQELAEQLRSVGTTLESTLDALGECWGKDAAGQQFFGQYDNPHQEWVQGVGGAGDVVDSTAQGVRTMAVQFDRLEDQNVAAVRQLQPADGGSSSTDDYDSRPGKE, from the coding sequence GTGCCCGACGCGTTCTCGGTCGACACCGAAGGTCTGAACAACCAGATCCCCTACATGCAGGAGCTGGCCGAACAGTTGCGTTCGGTCGGGACCACCCTGGAGTCCACGCTGGACGCGCTGGGCGAGTGCTGGGGCAAGGACGCCGCCGGACAGCAGTTCTTCGGGCAGTACGACAACCCGCACCAGGAGTGGGTGCAGGGCGTCGGCGGCGCCGGGGACGTGGTCGACAGCACGGCTCAGGGGGTCAGGACCATGGCCGTCCAGTTCGACCGGCTGGAGGACCAGAATGTCGCCGCCGTAAGGCAGTTGCAGCCTGCTGACGGCGGTTCGAGCAGCACCGACGACTACGATTCGAGGCCCGGCAAGGAATGA
- a CDS encoding YbaB/EbfC family nucleoid-associated protein — protein sequence MSTPYDQGIEDLLALYRRQREEAAETRRRINEVSGVGTAPRQSVKVTVSANGEVTAVEFPTGAYRRMAPKELSEAMMAALAQAREKALEQVAELTSLGLPPGVGAGDLLQGRADPTALLPDDPGMPDAVRDYIDNGRPDGPRGPR from the coding sequence ATGAGCACACCGTACGACCAGGGCATCGAGGACCTCCTCGCGCTGTACCGCAGGCAGCGCGAGGAGGCGGCCGAGACCCGCCGCCGGATCAACGAGGTCAGCGGCGTCGGCACCGCGCCCCGGCAGAGCGTCAAGGTCACCGTGAGCGCCAACGGCGAGGTCACCGCCGTCGAGTTCCCGACCGGGGCCTACCGCCGGATGGCCCCCAAGGAATTGTCCGAGGCGATGATGGCGGCGCTGGCGCAGGCCCGCGAGAAGGCGCTGGAGCAGGTGGCCGAGCTGACGTCGCTGGGGCTGCCGCCCGGCGTGGGCGCGGGCGATCTGCTCCAGGGCCGGGCCGATCCCACCGCGCTGCTGCCGGACGACCCGGGCATGCCCGACGCGGTCCGCGACTACATCGACAACGGACGCCCGGACGGTCCGCGCGGCCCGCGCTGA